The following are from one region of the Penaeus chinensis breed Huanghai No. 1 chromosome 32, ASM1920278v2, whole genome shotgun sequence genome:
- the LOC125042449 gene encoding uncharacterized protein LOC125042449, whose product MPRIVESSGFHAEKYQNCFEGRKFCSKMKSVHLFLLPVAIIALVVFDIAMAGKDEENQLVLVDIKEDEDEATVADEETPVSNPVDPDKIFIPSKEWQMVQEGKIAIMKQKQLNC is encoded by the exons atgcctagaattgttgaaagcagtggatttcatgcagaaaaatatcaaaattgttttgaAG gCAGGAAGTTCTGTAGTAAGATGAAGTCAGTGCATTTATTTCTGCTGCCAGTGGCAATTATTGCTCTGGTAGTGTTTGATATAGCAATGGCTGGAAAGGATGAGGAAAATCAACTGGTTTTGGTGGATatcaaggaggatgaggatgaggctaCTGTGGCTGATGAAGAAACTCCTGTTTCTAATCCAGTGGATCCAGATAAGATTTTTATTCCAAGTAAAGAATGGCAAATGGTTCAAGAAGGTAAAATAGCTATTATGAAACAGAAACAGTTGAATtgttaa